In a single window of the Streptomyces sp. NBC_00353 genome:
- a CDS encoding DUF4230 domain-containing protein, producing MTSTDARKAGKQRGSSERPELSGKSGEREPRPDRPRWWVKAVVLGAAALALLLVGTRLSVLPGIGDLFGEKTQDRSGPAVLKSIQDMSSYEAASGNFQVVVDLEKDAKFLPDAIRGTRTLYVGAGTVGASVDLGKVASDGVVINKERTTAEIRLPHAVLGKPALDPDRSYAVSKQRGFLDRIGDFFSDNPSSEQAVNKLAARHIGEAAKDSGLTGRAEKNTTNMLKGLLGSLGFDRVTVHYGPASQ from the coding sequence ATGACGTCCACTGACGCAAGGAAGGCCGGCAAGCAACGCGGGAGTTCCGAACGCCCCGAATTGTCCGGGAAGTCGGGAGAGCGTGAACCCCGCCCCGACCGCCCCCGGTGGTGGGTGAAAGCGGTCGTGCTCGGCGCGGCCGCACTCGCTCTGCTGCTCGTGGGCACTCGCCTCAGCGTGCTTCCCGGCATCGGTGACCTCTTCGGCGAAAAGACACAGGACCGCTCGGGACCAGCCGTGCTGAAGTCGATTCAGGACATGAGTTCGTACGAGGCGGCCTCCGGCAACTTCCAGGTCGTGGTGGATCTGGAGAAGGACGCGAAGTTCCTGCCGGATGCCATCCGCGGCACCCGCACCCTGTATGTCGGTGCCGGCACCGTCGGTGCGTCCGTCGACCTAGGGAAGGTGGCGAGTGACGGTGTGGTGATCAACAAGGAGCGCACCACGGCCGAGATCCGGCTGCCGCATGCCGTACTGGGCAAGCCGGCACTCGACCCGGACCGCTCCTACGCCGTCTCCAAGCAACGCGGGTTCCTCGATCGAATCGGCGACTTCTTCTCGGACAACCCCAGTAGTGAGCAGGCGGTCAACAAGCTCGCCGCCCGGCACATCGGCGAGGCTGCCAAGGACAGCGGCTTGACCGGCCGCGCCGAGAAGAACACCACGAACATGCTCAAGGGCCTGCTCGGCTCGCTGGGGTTCGACCGGGTCACCGTGCACTACGGACCGGCATCCCAGTAG
- a CDS encoding VOC family protein, giving the protein MPVSLHHIVIDAHDLPALARFWAEVLGWRILSEREREVVIGPDETAPVGICFMPVTDRKLVKNRLHLDLTSAAEDREAEIERILALGARRADVGQSGSESWTVLADPEGNEFCVVRPKETLIG; this is encoded by the coding sequence ATGCCTGTCTCGCTGCATCACATTGTCATCGACGCCCACGACCTGCCCGCTCTGGCCCGGTTCTGGGCTGAGGTGCTGGGTTGGCGGATCCTGTCCGAGCGGGAGCGGGAGGTCGTGATCGGGCCGGACGAGACCGCGCCGGTGGGCATCTGCTTCATGCCTGTTACGGACCGTAAGCTGGTCAAGAACCGTCTGCACCTCGATCTGACGTCCGCCGCGGAGGACCGGGAGGCCGAGATCGAGCGCATCCTCGCACTCGGCGCCCGCAGGGCGGACGTCGGACAGAGCGGCAGCGAGTCGTGGACCGTGCTGGCCGATCCGGAGGGGAACGAGTTCTGCGTAGTCCGCCCGAAGGAGACCCTCATCGGCTAG
- a CDS encoding ABC transporter substrate-binding protein translates to MNIRKRWTSAPVGAGLAAALLSSCSLQTEGGAAEPGNSIVVGMSDDVLAADPASGYDPGSWLLFNNVFQSLLSFPRGTTTPQPEAAKSCSFEDGNRTYRCTLRDGLTFSNGHSLTSEDVKYSFERAIRIDDPAGPAPLLSTIAKISTPDARTVVFQLKVPDATFPSKIASGAGSIVDHSEYPANSLRKDGKAVGSGPYKLKSLDKSKAVFTVNSGYQGTARVKNSGVTLDFFRGDQKKLASALQKGDIDVAYRGLTARDISHLEDSAAAADKGIDVVEGTSAEVQHLVFNMKDPVVGQLPVRKAIAYLVNRDALVSEVYHSTATPLYSIVPAGITAHNTAYFDMYGGSPQPAKAEEALRTAGITDKVKLTLWSTPSRYGPATDDAFRAIAKQLNASGLFDAEVKSLPIDQYEKRIAAGELGVYVKGWVPDYPDPDNFTQPFFGKDNVLQNRYVNDDITRRIIPDTAAQAERGSTEKDFGELQDDVARDLPILPLWQGKQYAVAHDNISGLEWTLDASTVFRFWEISKY, encoded by the coding sequence GTGAACATACGCAAGCGGTGGACAAGCGCTCCTGTCGGGGCCGGTCTCGCGGCGGCCCTGCTGAGCAGCTGCAGCCTTCAGACCGAAGGAGGCGCAGCCGAGCCCGGCAACTCGATCGTGGTGGGCATGTCGGACGACGTCCTGGCCGCGGACCCGGCCTCGGGCTACGACCCGGGGTCCTGGCTGCTGTTCAACAATGTCTTCCAGTCCCTGCTCAGCTTTCCCCGAGGGACTACGACCCCCCAGCCGGAAGCGGCTAAGTCCTGCTCGTTCGAGGACGGCAACAGGACCTACCGGTGTACGCTCCGTGACGGTCTGACCTTCAGCAACGGCCACAGCCTCACCTCCGAGGACGTCAAGTACTCCTTCGAGCGAGCGATCAGGATCGATGACCCCGCCGGCCCCGCGCCGCTGCTCTCCACGATCGCGAAGATCAGCACTCCGGACGCGCGAACGGTCGTCTTCCAGCTCAAGGTTCCTGACGCCACCTTCCCCAGCAAGATCGCCTCGGGCGCCGGTTCCATCGTGGACCACAGCGAGTACCCGGCGAACAGCCTGCGCAAGGACGGCAAGGCCGTCGGGTCGGGGCCCTACAAGCTCAAGTCCCTCGACAAGTCGAAGGCCGTCTTCACGGTCAACTCCGGCTACCAGGGCACAGCACGGGTGAAGAATTCGGGCGTCACCCTCGACTTCTTCCGGGGCGACCAGAAGAAGCTGGCGTCCGCGCTGCAGAAGGGAGACATCGATGTCGCCTACCGCGGTCTGACCGCGCGGGACATCTCCCACCTGGAGGATTCCGCCGCCGCGGCCGACAAGGGCATCGACGTCGTCGAAGGCACCAGCGCCGAGGTACAGCACCTGGTCTTCAACATGAAGGATCCGGTGGTCGGACAGCTCCCCGTACGCAAGGCCATCGCGTACCTGGTGAATCGTGACGCTCTCGTCAGCGAGGTCTACCACTCCACGGCCACCCCGCTGTACTCGATCGTCCCCGCCGGCATCACGGCCCACAACACCGCGTACTTCGACATGTACGGCGGCAGCCCGCAGCCGGCCAAGGCCGAAGAAGCACTGCGTACCGCGGGCATCACCGACAAGGTGAAGCTCACGCTGTGGTCCACACCGAGCCGCTACGGCCCCGCCACCGATGACGCGTTCCGGGCGATCGCCAAGCAGCTCAACGCGAGCGGACTGTTCGACGCGGAGGTCAAGTCCCTGCCCATCGACCAGTACGAGAAGCGGATCGCGGCAGGCGAGCTCGGCGTCTATGTGAAGGGCTGGGTCCCGGACTACCCCGACCCGGACAACTTCACCCAGCCGTTCTTCGGCAAGGACAACGTCCTGCAGAACCGCTACGTGAACGACGACATCACTCGCCGGATCATCCCCGACACCGCCGCCCAGGCCGAGCGGGGTTCCACCGAGAAGGACTTCGGCGAGCTCCAGGACGACGTGGCCCGGGACCTGCCGATCCTGCCGCTGTGGCAGGGCAAGCAGTACGCGGTGGCGCACGACAACATCTCCGGCCTGGAGTGGACCCTGGACGCCTCGACCGTCTTCCGCTTCTGGGAGATCAGCAAGTACTAG
- a CDS encoding FG-GAP-like repeat-containing protein gives MGIRTLVAAAVCAATALSSGMADAAPASTTAGPAAATAREDFNGDGYQDLAVSAPAATINGHSWAGYIAISYGSAQGLGTAHTTIITQDTPGVPGTSGDDHGFGYRMFARDLDGDGLTDLALVTNEALAATNNSGSVIVLWGRSGGVTGQGSVRIPAPADATVGGNLTAGDFDGDGKTDLMMSHSDDYDLRSVMYGPFTRAGAPAREQQVTMFSTDNSMISTAAGDFNGDGIDDLCTFYAYEEHAEGGKLWLGTAHGLSANSTPLPSAAATAVGDFDKDGKADLATRVIPNGITEDLPYDAGSVKIYYGSASGPSTTRTKTITQNTTGVPGVSEKGDQFGARLNAGDVNGDGYADLAVGVPFEAIGTTRAAGSVVLLKGGSGGLGGTGAQAFHQNTSGIPGVAEAGDHFGGAVRLLDINGNGKADLAAGAPGEDLGTVADGGAVWSLRGGSSGLTATGAFAFNPVDLGAPVPGARFGMDLSNDNGPNI, from the coding sequence GTGGGTATTCGCACCCTGGTTGCAGCCGCCGTCTGCGCGGCCACGGCGCTTTCGAGTGGCATGGCCGACGCGGCGCCCGCGAGTACCACGGCGGGCCCGGCCGCTGCCACCGCACGCGAGGACTTCAACGGCGACGGCTACCAGGACCTGGCGGTCTCCGCCCCCGCCGCCACCATCAACGGCCACTCCTGGGCGGGCTACATCGCCATCAGTTACGGCTCCGCGCAGGGCCTCGGCACGGCGCACACCACGATCATCACCCAGGACACCCCGGGCGTGCCAGGCACTTCTGGTGACGACCACGGCTTCGGCTACCGGATGTTCGCCCGCGACCTCGACGGTGACGGCCTCACCGACCTCGCCCTGGTGACCAACGAGGCGCTCGCGGCCACGAACAACTCCGGCTCCGTCATCGTCCTCTGGGGGCGCAGTGGCGGCGTCACGGGCCAGGGCTCGGTGCGTATCCCGGCGCCCGCTGACGCCACTGTCGGCGGGAACCTCACCGCCGGCGACTTCGACGGCGACGGCAAGACGGACCTGATGATGTCGCACAGCGACGACTACGACCTGCGCAGCGTGATGTACGGGCCGTTCACCCGCGCCGGGGCGCCCGCCCGCGAGCAGCAGGTGACCATGTTCAGCACGGACAACTCCATGATCAGCACCGCGGCGGGCGACTTCAACGGCGATGGCATCGACGACCTGTGCACCTTCTACGCTTACGAGGAGCACGCCGAAGGCGGCAAGCTGTGGCTGGGCACCGCGCACGGTCTGTCGGCGAACTCCACCCCGCTGCCCTCCGCCGCCGCCACCGCGGTCGGCGATTTCGACAAGGACGGCAAGGCCGACCTCGCCACCAGGGTGATCCCGAACGGCATCACGGAGGATCTCCCCTACGACGCCGGCAGCGTCAAGATCTACTACGGCTCGGCGTCCGGCCCGAGCACCACCCGGACGAAGACCATCACGCAGAACACCACGGGCGTGCCCGGAGTCAGTGAGAAGGGCGACCAGTTCGGCGCGCGACTCAACGCCGGCGACGTCAACGGCGACGGTTACGCCGACCTCGCCGTGGGTGTTCCCTTCGAGGCCATCGGCACGACCAGGGCCGCAGGCTCGGTGGTGCTGCTGAAGGGCGGCTCGGGCGGCCTGGGCGGCACCGGCGCGCAGGCGTTCCACCAGAACACGTCGGGCATCCCCGGCGTCGCGGAGGCCGGCGACCACTTCGGCGGCGCGGTCCGGCTGCTGGACATCAACGGCAACGGGAAGGCGGACCTCGCGGCGGGCGCCCCCGGCGAGGACCTCGGCACAGTCGCGGACGGCGGCGCGGTGTGGTCCCTGCGCGGCGGCTCCTCGGGCCTGACCGCCACGGGAGCGTTCGCCTTCAACCCGGTCGACCTGGGCGCCCCGGTGCCCGGCGCCCGCTTCGGCATGGACCTCTCGAACGACAACGGGCCGAATATCTGA
- a CDS encoding FG-GAP repeat protein, whose amino-acid sequence MRHIKSAALTAAALLTLGGGAVFAAPAAEAAVPFPSIGWQQRNCDYDGNGFDDVLVGAPGATVSGAKGAGYVTVQYSSSSGLSTTKKSVLHQNTSGVPGGAEAGDGFGKAVASGDLDNDGYDDAIVGIPGEDLAGLSDAGGAIVFWGSPTGLHGADSTWLENPDQLRAGANFGRAIEAARYFAPDPAHPDANLRDSVAVLENDALLFFTAPPGATTQQLKVSDRGMRARDFAPLDTDFEFRNLSHGNYNEDSWADLAISGVTKGDQPGIGSVQVLHGAPDIADLGDGGTFRGGPAIVSGDWDGTGQDDLIIGDTGVGSPLGGGISVYLGRGDLSGLEPEEVQTWTQDSPGVPGVAEAGDQWGAELSAGDTDGDGHPDLAIGAPGEDIGTVADAGAVWVMRGAPFGLTDVGVKSFDQKLADIPGVAETSDRWGGQVRLIDADKDGLFGLLAAAPGENTGDGFVWVIPASSSGLVAKGTWTYDGARLGAPVADAQFGVAIDE is encoded by the coding sequence GTGCGTCACATCAAAAGCGCGGCCCTTACGGCCGCGGCACTCCTCACCCTCGGTGGCGGCGCCGTGTTCGCGGCCCCCGCCGCAGAGGCCGCAGTGCCGTTTCCGTCCATCGGCTGGCAGCAGCGCAATTGCGACTACGACGGCAACGGTTTCGACGACGTGCTGGTCGGCGCCCCGGGCGCCACGGTGAGCGGCGCCAAGGGCGCCGGCTACGTCACTGTGCAGTACAGCTCGTCGAGCGGTCTCAGCACCACCAAGAAGAGCGTCCTCCACCAGAACACCTCGGGCGTCCCGGGCGGTGCCGAGGCCGGCGACGGCTTCGGGAAGGCCGTGGCCTCCGGCGACCTGGACAACGACGGCTACGACGACGCGATCGTCGGTATCCCCGGCGAGGACCTGGCCGGGCTGTCCGACGCGGGCGGCGCCATCGTCTTCTGGGGCTCGCCGACCGGGCTGCACGGGGCCGACAGCACCTGGCTGGAGAACCCCGACCAGCTGCGGGCCGGCGCGAACTTCGGGCGGGCGATCGAAGCGGCCCGGTACTTCGCCCCGGACCCGGCGCACCCGGACGCCAACCTGCGGGACAGCGTTGCCGTCCTGGAGAACGACGCGCTGCTGTTCTTCACCGCCCCGCCCGGCGCGACGACGCAGCAGCTGAAAGTGTCGGACCGTGGCATGCGGGCGCGGGACTTCGCACCGCTGGACACCGACTTCGAGTTCCGCAACCTCAGCCACGGCAACTACAACGAGGACTCCTGGGCCGACCTGGCGATCTCCGGGGTCACCAAAGGTGACCAGCCGGGCATCGGCTCGGTGCAGGTGCTGCACGGCGCGCCGGACATCGCCGACCTCGGTGACGGCGGCACGTTCCGGGGCGGGCCGGCCATCGTCTCCGGCGACTGGGACGGCACCGGCCAGGACGACCTCATCATCGGCGACACGGGCGTGGGCTCGCCGCTGGGCGGCGGCATCTCCGTCTATCTGGGTAGGGGCGACCTGTCCGGCCTCGAACCGGAGGAGGTGCAGACGTGGACCCAGGACTCTCCCGGCGTTCCCGGCGTCGCTGAGGCGGGCGACCAGTGGGGCGCCGAACTGTCGGCCGGCGACACCGACGGCGACGGCCACCCGGACCTCGCGATCGGCGCTCCCGGCGAGGACATCGGCACCGTGGCCGACGCGGGCGCGGTATGGGTGATGCGCGGCGCGCCGTTCGGCCTCACCGACGTCGGTGTGAAGAGCTTCGACCAGAAACTCGCCGACATCCCCGGCGTGGCCGAGACCTCGGACCGCTGGGGTGGCCAGGTCCGGCTGATCGACGCCGACAAGGACGGCCTCTTCGGCCTGCTGGCGGCGGCACCGGGCGAGAACACCGGCGACGGCTTCGTATGGGTCATCCCCGCGTCGTCGTCGGGGCTGGTCGCCAAGGGCACGTGGACCTACGACGGGGCACGCCTCGGGGCGCCGGTGGCCGATGCACAGTTCGGGGTGGCGATCGACGAATAG
- a CDS encoding DUF4328 domain-containing protein yields the protein MPSTEREPLFVPRAMTTVVIAALGVCVLVNAALLIAQLRLYRATDGSYAAFHREIWVGNLTGMRLLAFLVTGFVFLRWLWQMRVNAEALAPRGHRMKRGWTTGGWLVPVACFFLPKRIINDIWAASSPPDRPRRTDVLLTSWWLLFVAAQLLAYPSPSRGPLPTEMAGAALYTVAGVLCIGVVRRLAAMQRARLDG from the coding sequence GTGCCATCGACCGAGCGCGAGCCGCTCTTCGTACCGAGGGCGATGACGACCGTGGTCATCGCCGCACTCGGGGTCTGCGTGCTGGTGAATGCCGCATTGCTCATCGCTCAACTGCGGCTTTATCGCGCGACTGACGGCTCGTACGCTGCCTTCCACAGGGAGATATGGGTCGGCAACCTCACTGGCATGAGGCTGCTCGCCTTCCTGGTGACCGGATTCGTCTTCCTGCGCTGGCTGTGGCAGATGCGGGTGAACGCCGAGGCGCTGGCGCCCCGCGGACACCGGATGAAACGCGGCTGGACCACAGGCGGGTGGCTGGTGCCGGTCGCCTGCTTCTTCCTGCCCAAGCGGATCATCAATGACATCTGGGCCGCCAGCTCTCCGCCCGACAGGCCGCGGCGCACCGATGTGCTGCTGACGTCGTGGTGGCTGCTCTTCGTGGCGGCGCAGCTTCTCGCCTATCCCTCCCCCTCCCGGGGCCCACTGCCAACAGAGATGGCCGGGGCCGCGCTGTACACCGTCGCAGGAGTGCTGTGTATCGGTGTGGTGCGGCGGCTTGCCGCGATGCAGAGAGCGCGTCTCGACGGCTGA
- the nadE gene encoding ammonia-dependent NAD(+) synthetase, protein MSEPASIALQQGIARELEVAETFEAEQEIERRVAFLAERLTSTGLRSLVLGISGGVDSTTTGRLCQLAVERARAAGHEARFYAMRLPYGVQADERDAQLALSFILADHVLTVDIKPASDAALEASLAAGVSYRDAHHQDFVHGNIKARQRMIAQYAVAGAHDGLVVGTDHAAEAVSGFFTKFGDGAADLVPLTGLTKRRVRAVADALGAPAELVWKTPTADLETLDPGKADEDALGVTYDDIDDFLEGKPVDERAFETIVRRYRLTDHKRRLPVAP, encoded by the coding sequence GTGAGCGAGCCGGCGTCCATCGCCCTGCAGCAGGGGATCGCCCGGGAACTCGAGGTCGCCGAGACTTTCGAGGCCGAGCAGGAGATCGAACGCCGGGTGGCCTTCCTCGCCGAGCGACTGACCTCCACCGGTCTGCGCTCGCTCGTGCTCGGCATCAGTGGCGGCGTCGACTCCACCACCACCGGCCGGCTGTGCCAGCTCGCCGTCGAGCGGGCCCGGGCCGCCGGGCACGAGGCGCGGTTCTACGCGATGCGGCTGCCCTACGGGGTCCAGGCCGACGAGCGCGACGCCCAGCTCGCGCTCTCCTTCATCCTGGCCGACCACGTGCTGACCGTGGACATCAAGCCCGCGAGCGACGCCGCGCTCGAGGCCTCGCTGGCCGCCGGTGTGAGCTACCGCGACGCCCACCACCAGGACTTCGTCCACGGGAACATCAAGGCCCGGCAGCGCATGATCGCCCAGTATGCAGTGGCCGGCGCGCACGACGGCCTGGTCGTCGGCACCGACCATGCCGCCGAGGCGGTCTCCGGCTTCTTCACCAAGTTCGGCGACGGCGCCGCCGACCTGGTCCCGCTGACCGGCCTGACCAAGCGCCGGGTGCGCGCCGTCGCGGACGCGCTGGGCGCGCCCGCCGAGCTGGTGTGGAAGACCCCGACGGCCGACCTGGAAACTCTCGACCCGGGCAAGGCCGACGAGGACGCGCTCGGGGTCACCTACGACGACATCGACGACTTCCTGGAGGGCAAGCCGGTGGACGAGCGGGCCTTCGAAACGATCGTCCGCCGCTACCGCCTCACCGACCACAAGCGCCGACTGCCCGTCGCCCCCTAG
- a CDS encoding SDR family NAD(P)-dependent oxidoreductase codes for MISQSYLSELFSLDGRVAVVTGGSSGIGRAIAGALARAGASVVIVARKESELAATVDELAADGCRAAWVRADLSTRDGVRAAAEQAAEVFGEPDILVNSAGINLRPPMGELSEEVWDATMALNLEAPYLLGRRFGPGMAERGFGRIIHITSQQAHRAFVQSGAYGVSKGALESLARSQAEAWSPHGVTCNTLVPGFVMTPLNARLSSDPEKVAALAARTMVGRNGLAEDFAGAAVFLAGRASAYVTGQAIFVDGGFSVH; via the coding sequence ATGATCTCGCAAAGCTATCTCTCCGAGCTGTTCTCGCTGGACGGCCGGGTCGCCGTGGTGACGGGCGGCAGTTCCGGCATCGGTCGAGCCATCGCCGGGGCTCTCGCGCGAGCGGGGGCGAGCGTGGTGATCGTGGCGCGCAAGGAGTCCGAACTGGCCGCCACGGTCGACGAGCTGGCGGCGGACGGCTGCCGGGCGGCCTGGGTGAGGGCCGACCTGAGCACCCGCGACGGGGTGCGCGCGGCGGCGGAGCAGGCAGCCGAGGTGTTCGGCGAGCCCGACATTCTCGTCAACAGCGCCGGGATCAACCTGCGGCCGCCCATGGGCGAGCTGAGTGAGGAGGTGTGGGACGCCACGATGGCGTTGAACCTGGAGGCGCCCTATTTGCTGGGCCGGCGGTTCGGGCCCGGCATGGCGGAGCGGGGCTTCGGACGCATCATCCACATCACCTCCCAGCAGGCGCACCGGGCGTTCGTCCAGAGCGGCGCCTACGGGGTCTCCAAGGGGGCGCTGGAGTCACTGGCCCGCTCCCAGGCCGAGGCGTGGTCGCCACACGGTGTCACCTGCAACACGCTGGTGCCCGGCTTCGTCATGACCCCGCTCAATGCGCGGTTGTCGTCCGACCCGGAGAAGGTGGCTGCGCTGGCCGCGCGCACGATGGTCGGGCGCAATGGCCTGGCCGAGGACTTCGCCGGAGCGGCGGTGTTCCTGGCCGGCCGCGCCTCCGCCTATGTCACCGGGCAGGCGATCTTCGTCGACGGGGGGTTCTCCGTTCACTGA
- a CDS encoding class I SAM-dependent methyltransferase, producing the protein MAPLSKLYLQLDDVELPDEIPYSQVSAWELRFLYLLGRHRLTGGGKVIELGSGGGGSTYAFALGLKENPDFDKTTDKLHAYDFFRVGKGTFASEKFFSAGVAPEDTNSFLDDFKDKLKPFIDFIELHPGDIWQTSDPEDHSPIEFLHVDIAKTARVFRCVAERFLPRLEPGSVLLHQDFASPRLPWLHYSTGLLLPYIEIAGPPIRSTLAFEVIKPIPQDVLRAIAEDAFTTDEKLKLMSAVQEVVDRDYTDGIPFKAVIELAKAYVAHYEGDHRRAWKIAKPLTSNEYLSRTRKDHFAQLEKALNEAKLNGGSSRLARLIRKVTRKA; encoded by the coding sequence GTGGCGCCCCTCAGCAAGCTCTACCTCCAGCTCGACGACGTCGAACTTCCGGACGAGATCCCTTACTCCCAGGTGAGCGCATGGGAATTGCGCTTTCTCTACCTGTTGGGACGTCATCGGCTGACTGGAGGGGGCAAGGTGATCGAGCTCGGGTCGGGCGGCGGCGGATCGACGTACGCGTTCGCACTCGGTCTGAAGGAGAACCCCGACTTCGACAAGACCACCGACAAGCTGCACGCGTACGACTTCTTCCGGGTCGGGAAGGGCACCTTCGCCTCCGAGAAATTCTTCTCTGCCGGGGTCGCACCCGAGGACACCAACTCCTTCCTCGACGACTTCAAGGACAAGCTGAAGCCATTCATCGACTTCATCGAGCTGCACCCCGGAGACATCTGGCAGACCTCCGACCCCGAGGACCACAGCCCCATCGAGTTCCTGCACGTCGACATCGCCAAGACGGCGCGGGTCTTCCGCTGTGTGGCCGAGCGCTTCCTGCCCCGCCTGGAGCCAGGCTCCGTGCTGCTGCACCAGGACTTCGCCAGCCCCCGCCTGCCCTGGCTGCACTACAGCACCGGTCTGCTGCTGCCGTACATCGAGATCGCCGGGCCGCCCATCCGCTCCACACTCGCCTTCGAGGTGATCAAGCCGATCCCGCAGGACGTGCTGCGGGCCATAGCCGAAGACGCCTTCACCACCGACGAGAAGCTGAAGCTGATGTCAGCCGTCCAGGAGGTCGTCGACCGGGACTACACCGACGGGATCCCGTTCAAGGCCGTGATCGAACTCGCCAAGGCCTATGTCGCCCACTACGAGGGTGACCACCGCCGCGCCTGGAAGATAGCCAAGCCGCTGACCTCGAACGAATACCTGAGCCGGACACGCAAGGACCACTTTGCCCAGCTGGAGAAGGCGCTCAACGAGGCCAAGCTCAACGGTGGATCCTCCCGTCTTGCCAGGCTGATCAGGAAGGTGACGCGCAAGGCGTAG
- a CDS encoding DUF6191 domain-containing protein, with protein sequence MEFVVLMTLPGVVILLTVLAFADQLLLRAGRAGVLPWRNGARQGQVSATGFEQLHASLSPGKQNELKERHSALLMRDDEEDGAPPNRTTVDLARGTAVVRMPQATPTGHSDQHNGETLY encoded by the coding sequence ATGGAATTCGTCGTTCTCATGACCTTGCCCGGAGTGGTCATCCTGCTGACCGTGCTGGCATTCGCCGATCAGTTGTTGTTGCGCGCCGGGCGGGCCGGCGTTCTGCCGTGGCGGAACGGGGCACGTCAGGGCCAGGTATCGGCAACCGGGTTCGAGCAACTGCACGCGAGTCTTTCGCCGGGGAAGCAGAACGAACTGAAGGAACGGCATTCGGCACTGCTGATGCGGGATGACGAGGAGGACGGCGCACCGCCGAACCGGACAACGGTAGACCTGGCGAGAGGCACCGCAGTCGTCCGGATGCCGCAGGCGACTCCGACCGGGCACTCCGACCAGCACAACGGAGAAACGCTGTACTAA
- a CDS encoding Lrp/AsnC family transcriptional regulator yields MDDIDRRLIALLQRDATQSYAALGKAVGLSAGAAHERVRKLREQGVIRATTIDVDPAALDREVLAFVLVDSTAWMGDRAEDFAAVPEIQEAHVIAGSAAVLVKVRTASTERLQDVLRRLYAIEGVSGTQATVVLETFFERPLDAG; encoded by the coding sequence GTGGATGACATTGACCGTCGGCTGATTGCGTTGCTTCAGCGGGACGCCACCCAGTCGTATGCCGCACTGGGCAAGGCGGTCGGCCTGTCGGCGGGTGCCGCGCACGAGCGCGTGCGCAAGCTGCGGGAACAGGGGGTCATCCGGGCCACAACGATCGATGTCGACCCCGCGGCGCTCGACCGCGAAGTCCTCGCCTTCGTGCTGGTCGACTCGACGGCGTGGATGGGCGACCGGGCCGAGGACTTCGCCGCAGTGCCGGAGATCCAGGAGGCGCACGTCATCGCAGGCAGCGCGGCCGTCCTCGTGAAGGTCCGCACCGCGTCCACCGAGCGGCTCCAGGACGTGTTGCGCCGCCTGTACGCGATCGAGGGGGTCAGCGGGACGCAGGCAACGGTGGTTCTGGAGACCTTCTTCGAACGGCCGTTGGACGCCGGTTAG
- a CDS encoding SMP-30/gluconolactonase/LRE family protein produces MPADGLYEILDDRFRTERCANGDSRLEVLHDDCRWAEGPLYLPAWRQLIWSDIPNDRILRWDEATGTVGVFRAPAGHSNGNTLDRQGRLVTCEQGNRRVTRTEPDGTVTVLADRYAGKRLNSPNDSVVRSDGTIWFSDPDFGITSDYEGHRAESEIGACNVYRIDPATGDVHLAADGFEGPNGVILSPDEKRLYVSDSRTARIQMFDIREDDTLSDGKVFAEGWGNVRFDNIRFDDGGRLWAAALDDSVHCYHPDGTLIGRLRVPEPVSNIAFGGPKNNRLFITATTSLYSLVMSVTGAPRL; encoded by the coding sequence ATGCCCGCCGACGGCCTGTACGAGATCCTGGACGATCGCTTCCGTACCGAACGCTGTGCGAACGGTGACAGCCGGCTGGAGGTCCTGCACGACGACTGTCGCTGGGCCGAGGGCCCGCTGTACCTCCCCGCCTGGCGCCAGCTGATCTGGAGCGACATCCCGAACGACCGCATCCTGCGCTGGGACGAGGCCACCGGCACGGTCGGCGTCTTCCGCGCCCCGGCCGGCCACAGCAACGGCAACACCCTCGACCGGCAGGGCCGCCTGGTCACCTGCGAGCAGGGCAACCGCCGCGTCACCCGCACCGAGCCCGACGGGACCGTGACCGTCCTCGCCGACCGGTACGCCGGCAAGCGGCTGAACAGCCCGAACGACTCCGTCGTACGCTCCGACGGCACGATCTGGTTCTCCGACCCCGACTTCGGCATCACCAGCGACTACGAGGGCCATCGCGCGGAGTCCGAGATCGGCGCGTGCAACGTGTACCGGATCGACCCCGCGACGGGCGACGTACACCTCGCTGCCGACGGGTTCGAGGGACCGAACGGCGTGATCCTGTCCCCCGACGAGAAGCGACTGTACGTCTCCGACTCGCGGACCGCCCGGATCCAGATGTTCGACATCCGCGAGGACGACACGCTCTCCGACGGGAAGGTCTTCGCCGAGGGCTGGGGCAACGTCCGCTTCGACAACATCCGCTTCGACGACGGGGGCCGCCTATGGGCCGCCGCCCTGGACGACAGCGTCCACTGCTACCACCCCGACGGCACCCTCATCGGCCGGCTGCGCGTGCCCGAGCCCGTCTCCAACATCGCCTTCGGTGGCCCGAAGAACAACCGCCTGTTCATCACGGCCACCACCTCCCTGTACTCGCTGGTGATGTCGGTGACCGGGGCGCCGCGCCTCTAG